The stretch of DNA ATCCTCTAAATGATCCGGAGAAGAATAGTCCACTTGCTGCTGGTGGGCGTAGCGGACTACGGCTTGTGCCAGCGGGTGGTTGGACTGGCTTTCAATCGACGCGACGGCACTTAGCAGCAGCTGTTTATCCAGCCCCTCACGAACGATCATATCTGTTACCTGCGGTTTTCCCTGCGTTAAGGTGCCGGTTTTATCAAAGGCAATGGCCCTTACGTTCGTCAGGTTTTCTAAATGCACGCCTCCTTTAAATAAAATTCCGTTCCGCGCTCCTTTTGAAATAGCGGAGAGTGTTGCCGGCATAATGGAAGCGACGAGTGCGCATGGTGAAGCGACCACAAGCAGCACCATTGCCCGATAAAATGTTTCAGTCCAGCTCCAGCCGAGCGCATAATGCGGCAGAAACATCATTAGACCGACAACAGCCAGCACTGCTTTGACATAAGTGCCTTCAAACTTTTCGATAAATAATTGAGAGGGTGATTTCTCGCTTTGAGCCGATTGTACAAGCTCGATGATTTTTTGGAACAAGGTTTCACTGGAATTTTTAGTTACTTCGATATAAATGGATCCGGTGATATTGACCGTTCCGGCGAACACCTCTTCATTCGTCTCTTTGGAAACGGGAATGGATTCGCCTGTGATGGCCGCTTCATCCAATGTTGTATGCCCTTTGATAATTTCTCCATCCGCAGGTATGCGCTCCCCGGGCTTGACGAGAATCGTGTCGCCAACGGCCAAGGAGGACACGTGAACTTTTTCTTCTCTGCCATTTGTTATCCGCAAAGCTTCTTCCGGCTGCATTTCCATCAGGGAAGAAATTTCTTTTTGGCTTTTATTTAGTGTATAGGTTTCCAGCGCACCGCTAACGGCAAATATAAAAATGAGAATCGCGCCTTCCGTCCAGTAGCCGATGATTGCTGAGCCGATCGCAGCGAAAATCATTAGCATTTCAACATTCAATTCTTTATTGGCGATCGTTTCTTCTATTCCTTCTTTTGCTTTGGCGAATCCCCCAATGACAAAAGCGGATAAGTAGCTGGAAATCGCCGCTGCTTGCAGGCCGTTCTTTTCTAATAGCCACCCAGTTAGAATGAGCAAACCGCTGAATAAGGCGGCAATGAGTTCGGCATGGGGCATTAGACTCTCGATCCAGCGAGGGTGTTTCTGTTCTTTAATGTGCGAAGCTTTCACTTGTGCATCCATATGTTTAATCCTCCTAATTGAAATTTATTTGAGTTAATTGATAATAATAATCAAAGTTAGTTCAGTGGTTATAACTGAAAATTATTATCAAATGGCGTAAAATAGGTGTTTCTTAAATAAAATATCTTTTTTATTAATTTATAATTATTATAATGTAGATCATCTTACCATATTCGAGAAGAAAAGAAAAGCTTTTGATAGCCCCTTTATTTTCCTAACAAAGAGGGAGGACGGAAAGAAAGGAGATCAGTTGTGATATCGCGCAGCTGCTGAAGAATGAACAGGAACGGATTGTTGAACAATAAGGAAAATGGGGTATGTAAAGTAAAGGAAGAAAGCCGTCCCGTTTTTTTCATGAGCGCACTGAGATGCAGACAGAGAATCCATATCCTGCATATACCCAAACTGTTCGGAACTGCCTGAAGCAGCTTACGAAGGATTAGGCTTTGCTTTTCATCAGTGCGTGATGAAGAAGACCCCATTTCACGTTAAATTGAAGGAGGGATATCTTATGAACAAAATATTTGGAGGAATTGTACTGCTGGGTGTGCCATTATCGGTTGCCGGTTCATTGATGCATTGGCCCAGCTTAGTAATGTTCGTCATTTACTGTGTGACGATCATAGCCTTATCAAGCTTCATGGGACGGGCCACTGAAAGCT from Bacillus xiapuensis encodes:
- a CDS encoding heavy metal translocating P-type ATPase codes for the protein MDAQVKASHIKEQKHPRWIESLMPHAELIAALFSGLLILTGWLLEKNGLQAAAISSYLSAFVIGGFAKAKEGIEETIANKELNVEMLMIFAAIGSAIIGYWTEGAILIFIFAVSGALETYTLNKSQKEISSLMEMQPEEALRITNGREEKVHVSSLAVGDTILVKPGERIPADGEIIKGHTTLDEAAITGESIPVSKETNEEVFAGTVNITGSIYIEVTKNSSETLFQKIIELVQSAQSEKSPSQLFIEKFEGTYVKAVLAVVGLMMFLPHYALGWSWTETFYRAMVLLVVASPCALVASIMPATLSAISKGARNGILFKGGVHLENLTNVRAIAFDKTGTLTQGKPQVTDMIVREGLDKQLLLSAVASIESQSNHPLAQAVVRYAHQQQVDYSSPDHLEDVSGWGVKGMVDAKEWKIGKADFVGREEAFSFASGRAKQLAESGKTTVFVADEQGIAAVIAFKDLIREETKWALDLLKQEGVYTIMLTGDNEKTAKAIAEEAHLDSFIADCLPEHKVTHLKQVIKDHGTTAMVGDGINDAPALATAHVGIAMGEGSDVALETADIVLMKNDLPKIAEAIRLSKKMKRIVKQNIVFSISVIMLLIISNFFQIVDLPFGVIGHEGSTILVILNGLRLLK